The genomic stretch ATGAACGCGATTGCCCCGGTCAGCCAGCACCCTAACGAGATGCCGGCCGATGAAGCCATTGGCGCCGGTAACCCACATGTTCATGCCCGTGCCTTGTGACAGACAAACGAATAGAGCCGGCCGGGCCGGCGGTCAAAGCGCTCTGCCATCGAAAGCAGCGACATAAAAACGCTCTTGGAAGCAAGCGCGGCGCGCCAGAGGGGCTTCACCGGAATCTTGCTGGTCAATCTTTCCACGACGGCCGTTCGTAACGTCTCGATCGTATAGGGAAACAGATTGATCGGACTCTTCAGCGGCGCAAGCACCTCGATCGCGGCAAATCCCGCAGCCCGTAGCGCGCCGATATATCGATCGAGAAGAAAAGCATGCTCGCCGCCGTAGAGGTGATGCAGGGGATGTTGATCGAGGAATGCCTTGAGGTCGGTCTCGTTGCTGATCACGTGCTCGCGCGCGGCGATGAGCATTCCGCCGGGGCGAAGCACGCGGAACATTTCCCGGCAGGCGCCATCGAGATCGCGCATATGGTGCAGCACCGCCCGCGCGAACACGACATCGAATGTGCCGTCAGCGAACGGCAGCCGCTCGGAAAATTCCTCAACCACCTCGATCGGCAAACGGGCCTCGGCGGTGAGATCCCGAATTGCCGCCGTACCGACCACGGCACTGGGGTCAGGCTCGAGCGCGGTGACTTCAAATCCGCTCCGCGCCAGCGCGTAGCTGGCAATTCCGCGCCCGGCACCGACATCAAGCGCCTTGCCGGTGCGGTTCTTCAGAATGTTCGAAACCGCCTGCCATTCAGTGCTGGCAAAATAGCGCTCGGCAGCAGCGATCAGAGGGTCGTCATAGAAAGCGTCAAGCACCAGCTGGCGCCGGTCCGACTGGTTGCGCAGCCAGATCACTGCATCCTCCCACGTCGTGAAGTTTTGCTCATCTTTCATCGGGTGGGATCTCCCTGATGAGCACGGCCGGATTTCCCCCAACGATGGAGAAGGCCGGGACATCCTTGGTGACGACCGCGCCGGCGGCCACAACGCCGCCCTCGCCCACTGTCACCCCACGCAAGACCATTGCGCCGGCACCAATCCAGGCGTCGTCCCCAATCGTGACCGGGCTCTCGTCGAGCGAGATTTCGCGCGGATGGCCGCGGGTGAAGATTTCCCTGATTTGCTGGTGCCGCGCCGCCGCTCCCAGCGGATGGGTAAGGCTGTCAAGAATATTCGCATTGTGCGAGATCAGGACGCGATTTCCAATGACGATGGAGGCAGCCGACCAGATCCTGGTCCCTTCGCCGACGTAGCACCATTCGCCAATCTTGATCTCGCCACCATGGGCGAACGTGAAAAGCTCGCCCAGGATGCGGCTGTGTCGGCCAACAACGATCTTGTCGGTAGCGCCACGGGCGTTCTTGATCCTTGCACGGGAGCCGAGCACGGCATCATGCTCGAGCCGACAGGTCGCGTGTCCAATCAACCGCTTGATCAAGTAATCGATGTTCATGCGATCAACTCAAGGCATGCTGCGACAGCGGTGGCGATGATCTGGCGCTTCACCCCAGGAACCAAATTTTCCGTTCGCATCATCGACGCCCTCATCCAACCGCCAGCCACGCTCTAGCACGGCTAAATCCGCGCGACGAGACCGACAAAATGCTTCCATTGAGAAGCCTTGCTATAGGCCTGAAAGACCCGACTCCTTCCCCGCCCGGCTATTTCGGCCGATTCCGGCCAGTATTGCAGGCAATTTGAGATGACTTCGGTGGCCTGCTCCGGCGAGCCGTAACTTTCCATGGTGACGCCCGGCTGCATTCCATCGGGATAGCCGCCGGCGTCGGAGACCAGCAGTGCGCCGCATCCCATGGCTTCGAAACAGCGCATGTTCCCCCGATCGGTGCCGGCCATATCGATAGCCCCGTTCAGCACGATCTTTGACGAACCGATAAGCTCGTAAAGCTGTCTCCCAAACACCGGGGGCTTTGCGATCTTGGCGATCGCATCGGGACGCCGATGCTTCTGCAACGGCAGCCAGGCGCCGATTGCGCTTTCCGCAAGCTTCGTCAGCCGCGAAGCGTCGAGGCAATACACGATCCGGCGGCTGCCGGCCAGGCTTGCGACCTGTTCGAGCACCCTCGCGCGCGCTGTATGGTGTCGCGAATAGCCGCCAACAAAGAGCACGTCGATCGGCCTATCGCCGTGACCATACTCGTCCATGATCGGGTCCAGCGCAGGAAAGAACAGCTCGGCACGACAGCCCATGCGGCGCCAGGATTCGAGGATTAACGGAAAGTTTCCGAGCACCGCGCCATAGGCCGTCAGATCGGCGTTTCCTGACGGCGCAGCACGCCAGCAAAACGTCTTGCTGACGCAGCCGGGCAGTTTGCGAACGAACGTACTGGGATAGCGCACGGGATCGAGATTGTAGAAAACTTCGGTCCGGTGCTGCTCGATCTGGGCAAGCAGGATGGCCTCGAGCGTCGGCTTGCCCGCAATCCCCTGCTCGCGCGCCCAATGGCGCTGCAGGATTTCGTCATCGCCATTGGTGAAGAACGCCTCGGGGGCTCCATCAAACACTGGCTTCAGAAAATGCAGCGCGCCAAAGCGGTCGTCCAGGAAGATGCGACGCCGTGCTTCGAAGCTCGACGCTTCCGCCGTGAGCTGGTTCAGCCGCACGAGATAGGACGGGTAAAGCCCGCTATTTTGAAACAGGCGCATCGCTCACGCAAACCTTGCCAGCATCCACTTCATATTCAGATACGGCCAGATCCGGCCGACCGTCTCCCAGTCCCATTGCTTCGACGAAGTCAGGCGGCTGACGGTCCGGCGCAAGCCTTCCTCGTCCACCAGTTCTGCGAACGCGGGCACCTTCCGATCGAGCAGACTGGCGGTCCAGCCGGCGAGAGGCCCGTTCAACCACTCCGGCATCGGCGAATTGAATCCGACCTTCCTGCGCCCCATGCGAATGGATTCCGGCATCAGGTTGGCCATCGCCTGCCGCGCAATGACCTTGGTATAGCCGTTCGATGACTTGCTGGTTTCGGGCAACGCCATCGTATAGGTCACCAGACGCCAGTCCATGAATGGCATCCGGACTTCGATGCCGTGGGCCATCGAGAGGCGATCGAAGTTTCGCAGGATCGTCGGCAGAACGGTGCCGTGAAACATTTGATAGAGGCGCCGATTCAATGACCCCCAGTCCCGCGGCAGCACGTCGTCGTCGCCCACCAGACTGAACCGAGCCGGAACATCACGCAGACCACCGCGCAAAAAATAATGTCCCTGGCGCTTGATCATGAGCGTCCGCAGCAGGTCCACCCCGCGCCTGGCCAATGCCGAACCGGAAGTGATTCCGGCGAGCGCATTTCGTATCCGAAACGCTGCCGATTGTCCCTCCTGGAGATACGCACCCATCAACTCGTCCGCCCCATGGCCATCCAGCGACACTGTCACGTTCTGTCGGCTGAGTTCCCGGTAGATCAACCAGGCCGCGCTTGGTAGCCCGATATAGACGTCATCATTGTCGTCAAGGATCTGGTCTATGTCGGCCAGCGCGTCGTTCCGGCCGATTTCAAGGAACGTCGGAGCGACGTCCGCCCAGGCCGCCGCTTCCTCGGCCATCGGCCGCTCGTCATTTATTGCGCCGGGAAAAGTCGCAACGAAGGCGTGGCGCCAGGATGCATTGTCGCGCGGTCCCATCCCCGCTTTTTCGTGCGCTGCCATGGTGCAGATCACAGCTGACGAATCGAACCCGCCTGACAAACATGTTCCGATCGGCACATCACTGCGCATCCGCAGTGCGACCGCATCCTGGAACAGTTCGCCAAAGCGTTCGACGCGCGCGCCTTCGGTAGCCGGCACCTCCGGCAGATGATCCGCGGTGCGCCACCAGCGCCGGATCTCCAATCGCCCCTGACGAAGCCACATGCAGTGGCCGCCCTGCAGGCGGCGCACCTCCCGGCAAAGCGTCCGTTCGCTTGCTTCGACTCCGAAGGCGTCGAGCAAAAGCCGCCGTGCGACATCGACATCCAGCGCGGTGTTGATCAGACCGCTTCGCACCAGCGCGCGTTGCTCGGATGCAAAAACAAAGCGCTCCGGCGACCACGAATACAACAGCGGCTTGATACCGAAGCGGTCGCGCGCAAGAAATAAATCCTCCGTCTGGGTATCAAAGATCGCCAGGGCCCACATTCCGTTGAAGCGGGACAACATCCCCTCCTGCCACGCCCGCCATGAAGCGAGAATGACCTCCGTGTCGGACTGGCTACGAAAGATCGCCCCTTGCGCCTCAAGCTCGCGCCGAAGCTCGAGGAAATTATAGATTTCGCCATTGAACACGATCACATGGCGGCCGTCGGCGGATACCATGGGCTGAAAGCCACCTTCGCCGGGATCGATGATCGCCAACCTGCGGTGGCCGAAAGCCAGGTTTCGGTTCGCGCTAAACCAGCTTCCCTCGCCATAAGGGCCGCGATGCGCCAGCAGGTTCGTCAGTCGCGAGATTTCCGCAGGGTCGACAGGGTTGCCGCGAATATTAACGATGCCTGCAATCCCGCACATGGTTACGTGGCCTTCATAGGTAGGAAGCGACTGGCGATGACGCGCAAATCCCGCCAGCAGACGGTGCCGTGCGGACCAACCCGCGAGGCGGTGACGACGACGACGAAAATGATACCGGCCGCGAGGCAATAAAGGCCCCCCACATACCACCAGGGCGGTGCGTGGTCGAATAGCGAGTCGCGAACCGCATACCGCAACGCAAGGGCGGTCGCAATGCCGGTGCCGAGCGGCAGCAATACGAAATGGGCGACGCGCGACCACATGCCGTCGACACTGAAACTTCGCCGCAGCAACAGGATGGTCGTGACGATTTGGGCGGTCATGCCGGCGCAGGCGCTCCAGCCCGCAGCCCGCCATCCGAAATAGGGCAGCGCCATTGCGCTGGTGGCCACCGTGAAAACCGCCGTCACCAGCGAGATCAATGCAATGGAGCGGGATCGGCCGTGCGCCAGAAGATAGAATGCGAAGACATTGGCGCTGCATCCGAGCATCCCGGCGATCGAGAGCACGACCAACACCCGCTGGGCTTCGGCCGCGACTTCCGCGCCGGTCCACAGATGAAGCAACGGGCCGGCGACGGGGATCAGCCCGCCAAGCGCGCTCGCAGCCAGCACGTTGAGGATCCAGGAAGAGCGAAACAGCAGATCGGCCTTGCGATCATCGGCCTCTTTTTGCAGCGTGCTGAAGAACGGGAACAGGATTTCGCCGACTTTCAGGACGCCGATATACATCGCCTCCTCCAGCCGCTGCGCGATCGTATAGAAGCCGACGAACTGCGGCTGCAGTAAAGCCCCGAGCAAATATCGATCCGCTTGCCCCGCGATGAGCGCGCCACCCTGCGCGGCTAGTTGCCAGGTACCCAGCTTGACCAATTCACCGAGCGGCTCACGATGAAGCGCGGGGCGCGCCAGCCATTCGCCGATCACGCGACGCGCCATGCCGAAAGCCAGAAGCAAGTTCGTCGCGAAGCCCAATGCCTGACAGCCAAGAAACGTCGAGGCCTGCGGCCAGCGCGGGATCAGCAACAGCGTCGATGCCGTCGCGACCACGGTACTGACGATGCTGATCGAAGCGATCCGTCGATAATCCTGGCGCGCCGCGAACAGGGCCAGAAAGATGGCGGAAAGGCACTGGCACAGCCATCCGGCGCCAGCCAGCAAAAAGGCAAGTCCGAGATCATCTGCGGACGGGCCGCTCAGATGGAACGCCAAACGTGCGAGCGGCGCCCCTGCCAAGCCGATAGCGATCACGATCAAACCGCCGGTGCCTATGGCCAGCATCACCGCCGTGGCGAAGAAGCGTCGCGCATCCTCACAATCGGACGGCGCCAATCGCTGGGCAAGTTCCCGTGTCGTCGACAGCGCCAGCGCGTTGCTGAATGCTAGCGCGGGCGCAACACATGCCGTAACCAGACCCGCGACGCCGAATGCGGCGAGGCCGAGGCGAAAGACCACGAACGGAAGGATTACCAGATTCAATGCCACGGCCAAAGCAAAGGCGATTGCGTTCCAGGCAGAATTTCCCAGCAAATCGATCGAACTGTTTCTCGACTCCGTATCAGCCATCAGGCCATCACACTCTCTAGGTCAAATTGCGCATCTCCTCAGATCGTCACTGACCTGAGGAACATCTTCGTCTCGTTTGTTCTGAAAAGCAGTGCGCTGCCGCTTAGCGAGGTTGAAGCACACAATGAGAAAAGTGCGCGAGTCGTCCTTGAGTGCCAGACGTCACCAACCCCTGTTTATAGGAGCCACCAAAACCGCGCAATATTTTCTTCGTAGACATTGAAATGTCACGGTTAACCGGAAAGGTACTCGTAGCATACGACACGATCATATAATACGCACGCGGTACAAGCCAGACATCAGGTCAGTCGGCAGCGCCAGCAAGATGCGCACCACCTTTACGAAGAAAGCCGCGCCGAAATTTGGAACGGCATGAAATCTGAAGAGGCGGCGAGATAGGATGACCGACGACGCGGCCGCGCAGAAAATCCATAATCTTTCAATGTACGCTTGCCTACGCCCCAAGGATGATGACCTTTTGCGCGTTCTGGCCATTCCAAGGGGTCCCAAAGGAACAAACTTTCGGCGATGGTGTCATCGTCTTTCGTTCCTACCATCGATCTACATTGGAGCTTCTGAATGCCCTTCCCACACTATCTGGCCACGGTCATGGACCTCTACAGCCGCAAGATCGTCGGCGGGGCGATGGCGGATCATTTGCGCGCCGAACTTCCATTGGCGGCCTTAGCGATGGCCATTGCGACACAGCGGCCTGGCGCTGGCGGGCGGATTCAAGTGGTCGTCGCAACACCTGACGAAGGAGGTTGCGATGAGCATTCGAAAGCGGCGTTCAGATCAATGTGGGCGGGCACCATTGTCGTCACCCGGTCGACCGCCGGCTTCCGGGCCTCGATGAGCCCAAGGCCGATTGCTATGACAACGCTCCGATGGAGAGCTTCTTCCACACGCTCAAAACTGAAC from Bradyrhizobium sp. Ash2021 encodes the following:
- a CDS encoding methyltransferase domain-containing protein is translated as MKDEQNFTTWEDAVIWLRNQSDRRQLVLDAFYDDPLIAAAERYFASTEWQAVSNILKNRTGKALDVGAGRGIASYALARSGFEVTALEPDPSAVVGTAAIRDLTAEARLPIEVVEEFSERLPFADGTFDVVFARAVLHHMRDLDGACREMFRVLRPGGMLIAAREHVISNETDLKAFLDQHPLHHLYGGEHAFLLDRYIGALRAAGFAAIEVLAPLKSPINLFPYTIETLRTAVVERLTSKIPVKPLWRAALASKSVFMSLLSMAERFDRRPGRLYSFVCHKARA
- a CDS encoding glycosyltransferase, whose translation is MRLFQNSGLYPSYLVRLNQLTAEASSFEARRRIFLDDRFGALHFLKPVFDGAPEAFFTNGDDEILQRHWAREQGIAGKPTLEAILLAQIEQHRTEVFYNLDPVRYPSTFVRKLPGCVSKTFCWRAAPSGNADLTAYGAVLGNFPLILESWRRMGCRAELFFPALDPIMDEYGHGDRPIDVLFVGGYSRHHTARARVLEQVASLAGSRRIVYCLDASRLTKLAESAIGAWLPLQKHRRPDAIAKIAKPPVFGRQLYELIGSSKIVLNGAIDMAGTDRGNMRCFEAMGCGALLVSDAGGYPDGMQPGVTMESYGSPEQATEVISNCLQYWPESAEIAGRGRSRVFQAYSKASQWKHFVGLVARI
- a CDS encoding oligosaccharide flippase family protein; amino-acid sequence: MADTESRNSSIDLLGNSAWNAIAFALAVALNLVILPFVVFRLGLAAFGVAGLVTACVAPALAFSNALALSTTRELAQRLAPSDCEDARRFFATAVMLAIGTGGLIVIAIGLAGAPLARLAFHLSGPSADDLGLAFLLAGAGWLCQCLSAIFLALFAARQDYRRIASISIVSTVVATASTLLLIPRWPQASTFLGCQALGFATNLLLAFGMARRVIGEWLARPALHREPLGELVKLGTWQLAAQGGALIAGQADRYLLGALLQPQFVGFYTIAQRLEEAMYIGVLKVGEILFPFFSTLQKEADDRKADLLFRSSWILNVLAASALGGLIPVAGPLLHLWTGAEVAAEAQRVLVVLSIAGMLGCSANVFAFYLLAHGRSRSIALISLVTAVFTVATSAMALPYFGWRAAGWSACAGMTAQIVTTILLLRRSFSVDGMWSRVAHFVLLPLGTGIATALALRYAVRDSLFDHAPPWWYVGGLYCLAAGIIFVVVVTASRVGPHGTVCWRDLRVIASRFLPMKAT
- a CDS encoding DapH/DapD/GlmU-related protein, which translates into the protein MIKRLIGHATCRLEHDAVLGSRARIKNARGATDKIVVGRHSRILGELFTFAHGGEIKIGEWCYVGEGTRIWSAASIVIGNRVLISHNANILDSLTHPLGAAARHQQIREIFTRGHPREISLDESPVTIGDDAWIGAGAMVLRGVTVGEGGVVAAGAVVTKDVPAFSIVGGNPAVLIREIPPDER
- the asnB gene encoding asparagine synthase (glutamine-hydrolyzing) — its product is MCGIAGIVNIRGNPVDPAEISRLTNLLAHRGPYGEGSWFSANRNLAFGHRRLAIIDPGEGGFQPMVSADGRHVIVFNGEIYNFLELRRELEAQGAIFRSQSDTEVILASWRAWQEGMLSRFNGMWALAIFDTQTEDLFLARDRFGIKPLLYSWSPERFVFASEQRALVRSGLINTALDVDVARRLLLDAFGVEASERTLCREVRRLQGGHCMWLRQGRLEIRRWWRTADHLPEVPATEGARVERFGELFQDAVALRMRSDVPIGTCLSGGFDSSAVICTMAAHEKAGMGPRDNASWRHAFVATFPGAINDERPMAEEAAAWADVAPTFLEIGRNDALADIDQILDDNDDVYIGLPSAAWLIYRELSRQNVTVSLDGHGADELMGAYLQEGQSAAFRIRNALAGITSGSALARRGVDLLRTLMIKRQGHYFLRGGLRDVPARFSLVGDDDVLPRDWGSLNRRLYQMFHGTVLPTILRNFDRLSMAHGIEVRMPFMDWRLVTYTMALPETSKSSNGYTKVIARQAMANLMPESIRMGRRKVGFNSPMPEWLNGPLAGWTASLLDRKVPAFAELVDEEGLRRTVSRLTSSKQWDWETVGRIWPYLNMKWMLARFA